The Fimbriimonas ginsengisoli Gsoil 348 genome window below encodes:
- a CDS encoding phosphomannomutase/phosphoglucomutase, with translation MGKYLPAFKAYDVRGKVPSEINPELAYQIGRAYADAVEAKTVCVGHDIRLSGPAIGEALSRGLNEGGVDVIDLGMVGTEMVYFATAFYGYDGGVMITASHNPPEYNGLKMVRAESRPISGDTGLDDIEKRAFEQKWERTGQGTVTKKDVYADFVTHLLNIVKPEELKPLKVLLDPGNGAAGVALNDLLPHLPLQVTKRHFEPDGNFPNGVPNPILEESRAGTVAALKSSSHDFGVAWDGDYDRCFFFDQHGNFIEGYYIVGLLAQAILTADPNHTIVYDPRLTWNTLDIVQRLGGRAEICKSGHAFIKEKMRAVDATYGGEMSAHHYFKSHWYCDSGMIPFLLVARLVSATGRSLGDLVGEMIRNYPCSGEVNSEVADVKTVIARIEAEYGPKGEVSHIDGLSVEYPTWRFNLRGSNTEPVIRLNVESRGDEALMHEKTAELLAKIRA, from the coding sequence ATGGGTAAGTATTTGCCGGCGTTTAAGGCGTATGACGTGCGTGGGAAGGTTCCGTCGGAGATCAATCCGGAACTTGCGTACCAGATCGGGCGTGCGTATGCGGATGCGGTCGAGGCGAAGACCGTCTGCGTGGGGCACGACATCCGGCTGAGCGGACCGGCGATCGGCGAAGCGCTGAGTCGGGGGTTGAACGAGGGCGGGGTGGACGTCATCGACCTCGGCATGGTCGGTACGGAGATGGTGTACTTCGCGACCGCATTCTACGGATACGACGGCGGCGTGATGATTACCGCGAGCCACAACCCGCCCGAGTACAACGGACTCAAGATGGTTCGGGCGGAGAGCCGGCCGATCAGCGGGGACACCGGGCTGGACGACATCGAGAAGCGGGCGTTCGAGCAGAAGTGGGAGCGGACCGGACAGGGAACGGTCACCAAGAAGGACGTGTACGCGGACTTCGTCACGCACCTGTTGAACATCGTCAAGCCGGAGGAGCTAAAGCCGCTGAAGGTGTTGCTCGATCCGGGGAACGGCGCGGCGGGAGTGGCGTTGAACGATCTGCTGCCCCACCTTCCGCTGCAGGTGACAAAGCGGCATTTCGAGCCGGACGGCAACTTCCCGAACGGGGTTCCGAATCCGATTTTAGAGGAGTCGCGCGCGGGAACGGTGGCGGCGTTGAAGTCCAGCTCGCACGACTTCGGCGTGGCGTGGGACGGCGACTACGATCGCTGTTTCTTCTTCGATCAGCACGGCAATTTCATCGAGGGTTACTACATCGTCGGCCTGCTCGCGCAGGCGATCTTGACCGCCGACCCGAACCACACGATCGTCTACGATCCTCGGCTGACCTGGAACACCCTCGACATCGTCCAGCGTCTGGGCGGGCGGGCGGAGATCTGCAAGAGCGGGCACGCGTTCATCAAGGAAAAGATGCGCGCGGTGGACGCCACCTACGGCGGCGAGATGAGCGCTCACCACTACTTCAAGTCGCACTGGTACTGCGACAGCGGGATGATCCCGTTCTTGCTCGTGGCGCGTCTGGTCTCGGCGACCGGGCGGTCATTGGGCGATTTGGTGGGGGAGATGATCCGCAACTATCCGTGCAGCGGCGAGGTGAACTCCGAGGTCGCGGACGTGAAGACGGTGATCGCGCGAATCGAGGCCGAGTACGGGCCGAAGGGCGAGGTCTCCCACATCGACGGCTTGAGCGTCGAGTATCCGACGTGGCGGTTCAATTTACGGGGGAGCAACACCGAGCCTGTGATTCGGCTGAACGTGGAGAGCCGGGGCGACGAAGCGCTGATGCACGAGAAGACGGCGGAGCTGTTGGCGAAGATCCGGGCTTAG
- a CDS encoding DnaJ domain-containing protein — translation MKTVTSYYEILGVGPTAETETLRKAYRRLARKHHPDVSKDPRAHENMARINEAFETLVDPGRRNEYDAMLAGHGHFEAPVQKTQQKPVIVKLLQRLKGHRTPVYAVSFAPDTGDLVSSAFDNEILWWDESAARPKRRTKVEAGVISTIRAFSLDRLVAAGSAESQVTFCRLEGDKVEAFRANQEEWVGCLAISSDGSSVATGSLHHALSVTSTTDGGAMYRRQEHADAVTAVAWSNDGRLLATGSADATVKVWDARAGKALGTISQLRGTVTALAFSNDGQYLAAAGVDLSIRVFRLADGELVKMMFGHTKPVESLSFHPNNWLFASASRDGTVGLWNAAKGIGNVRIECSTRPVSCVAFSPDGTRLAAAGQDKLVRVWEVAAKEAA, via the coding sequence TTGAAGACCGTTACCTCCTATTACGAGATCCTTGGCGTCGGACCTACTGCCGAAACGGAGACGCTACGAAAAGCCTATCGTCGGCTGGCGCGCAAGCACCACCCGGACGTAAGTAAAGATCCCCGCGCGCACGAAAACATGGCGCGTATCAACGAGGCGTTCGAGACCCTCGTTGACCCGGGGCGTCGCAACGAGTACGACGCGATGCTAGCCGGGCATGGCCACTTCGAAGCGCCGGTTCAGAAGACGCAGCAGAAGCCGGTCATCGTGAAGCTGCTTCAGCGGTTGAAGGGACATAGGACGCCGGTTTACGCGGTCAGCTTCGCGCCGGACACCGGCGATTTGGTGAGCAGCGCGTTCGACAACGAGATCCTTTGGTGGGACGAGTCCGCGGCGCGGCCGAAGCGGCGCACGAAGGTCGAGGCGGGGGTCATCAGCACCATTCGCGCCTTCTCGCTCGACCGTTTGGTGGCGGCAGGGTCGGCGGAGAGCCAAGTGACGTTTTGCCGTCTCGAAGGAGACAAGGTCGAGGCGTTTCGGGCGAACCAGGAAGAGTGGGTCGGCTGCCTTGCGATCTCCAGCGACGGCTCGTCGGTGGCGACCGGCTCGCTGCACCACGCGCTTAGCGTGACGAGCACGACGGACGGGGGCGCGATGTATCGGCGTCAGGAGCATGCCGACGCGGTGACCGCGGTGGCGTGGTCAAACGACGGCCGGTTGCTCGCGACCGGGAGCGCGGATGCCACGGTCAAGGTGTGGGATGCCCGGGCGGGCAAGGCGCTGGGGACGATCTCTCAGCTTCGCGGCACGGTCACGGCGCTGGCGTTCAGCAACGACGGACAGTATTTGGCGGCGGCGGGCGTCGACCTCAGCATCCGGGTTTTTCGGCTCGCGGACGGCGAGCTGGTGAAGATGATGTTTGGGCACACGAAGCCGGTGGAATCGCTATCGTTCCACCCGAACAACTGGCTCTTCGCCAGCGCGAGCCGCGACGGGACGGTGGGGCTGTGGAACGCGGCGAAGGGGATCGGCAACGTCCGGATCGAGTGCTCGACCCGGCCGGTGAGCTGCGTGGCGTTCTCGCCGGACGGTACCCGCCTCGCGGCCGCCGGTCAAGACAAGCTGGTGCGGGTCTGGGAAGTGGCGGCGAAAGAAGCGGCTTAG